From one Luteolibacter sp. SL250 genomic stretch:
- a CDS encoding DUF255 domain-containing protein has product MSPARRYCRYALVLALSAACTVSCRNRKEAAAPPPPAVPESLRGNRIGEVPGPVYQSQAASSIPWQPWSRETFKAAGEAERLVLAVVVMPQQQDFAWILRGLENEPVVAKAIRDTYVPVLVDGDVVREVGLLADPLCREIKRQLQMPVFIWMTPGGNPVAWIPISGSSQEEMEQLFLQSHGMVERMWKDDPDYVRRNSALDNTNRRQRLADILKNITPATDPAMESLNGARQLMSLYDPVSRTMDETGGLFPVGPIDVAVASGLLPGVPASLKARGKETSVEMLEDLLTSAMFDPLEGGVFSGRVDRSWALPMFGWNCPDQAKVATALFRAHRLTGDELALERAAGVLAFAERRFSGTDGLFRFGTVHTISPKDWMWSVGEIRKALPGQDAEWWIAATGMQERGNLPPEIDSARRYFRTNTLSLRQTLEKTAAELGADPAAFTASFRKSQETLRGLREARWKKVPVDDIPSASASFRMVSAYAAAYTATGEASYREKAAALLERAFQAFYKDGVLKAVAGQGIPSVTDARAFVHALAAQAAQDVADITLDPAALQGMEAIVTTVTGTFLKDGVLIEVSPSAAVLDLPMVDAYRVYDDSTGGLFAQLEARALGARGDFRESLGKLGRPLPSAATTAPVLYTDSIIAALVKHHSRSILVGAGLSSEMAGAVSRLPLQWFPRAIAKDSDGIPAGSVRVISPDGTGKLIANPTDLLKELYLSD; this is encoded by the coding sequence CCTCCATTCCCTGGCAGCCATGGAGCAGGGAAACCTTCAAGGCGGCCGGAGAGGCGGAACGTCTGGTGCTGGCGGTGGTCGTCATGCCCCAGCAGCAGGACTTCGCCTGGATCCTCCGCGGGCTGGAGAACGAACCCGTCGTCGCAAAGGCCATCCGTGATACCTACGTGCCCGTCCTGGTCGATGGGGATGTGGTCAGGGAAGTGGGCCTGCTGGCGGACCCTCTCTGCCGGGAGATCAAGCGGCAGCTCCAGATGCCCGTCTTCATCTGGATGACCCCCGGGGGGAATCCCGTCGCATGGATCCCCATCTCCGGCTCCAGCCAGGAGGAGATGGAGCAACTTTTCCTCCAGTCCCATGGCATGGTGGAGCGCATGTGGAAGGATGATCCCGACTACGTCCGGCGCAACAGCGCCCTGGACAACACCAACCGCCGCCAGCGGCTGGCGGACATCCTCAAAAACATCACGCCTGCCACCGACCCTGCCATGGAGAGCCTCAACGGCGCGCGGCAGTTGATGTCCCTCTATGATCCTGTCTCCCGCACGATGGATGAAACCGGAGGGCTTTTCCCGGTCGGTCCCATCGATGTCGCCGTGGCCTCCGGCCTGCTGCCCGGTGTGCCCGCCTCCCTGAAGGCCCGCGGAAAGGAAACCAGCGTGGAGATGCTGGAGGATCTGCTCACCAGCGCGATGTTCGATCCCCTGGAGGGAGGGGTGTTTTCCGGCAGGGTGGACCGCTCCTGGGCGCTCCCCATGTTCGGCTGGAACTGTCCGGACCAGGCGAAGGTGGCCACCGCCCTCTTCCGCGCGCATCGCCTGACAGGTGACGAACTCGCGCTCGAGCGGGCGGCGGGTGTGCTTGCCTTTGCGGAGCGCAGGTTCTCCGGGACGGACGGCCTGTTCCGTTTCGGCACGGTGCACACCATTTCGCCGAAGGACTGGATGTGGAGTGTCGGGGAAATCCGCAAGGCCCTTCCCGGACAGGATGCCGAATGGTGGATCGCGGCCACCGGCATGCAGGAACGCGGCAACCTGCCGCCGGAGATCGACAGTGCCCGGAGGTATTTCCGGACCAACACCCTGTCCCTGCGGCAGACGCTGGAAAAAACCGCCGCGGAACTGGGCGCGGATCCCGCCGCCTTCACCGCCAGTTTCCGCAAATCCCAGGAAACCCTCCGTGGCCTCCGCGAGGCGCGTTGGAAGAAGGTCCCCGTGGATGACATCCCCAGCGCATCGGCGAGTTTCAGGATGGTCTCCGCCTATGCCGCGGCCTACACCGCCACAGGTGAAGCCTCCTACCGCGAAAAGGCCGCCGCGCTGCTGGAACGCGCGTTCCAAGCCTTCTACAAGGACGGGGTTCTGAAAGCGGTGGCCGGGCAGGGGATCCCCTCCGTCACGGACGCGCGCGCATTCGTCCACGCCCTCGCCGCCCAGGCCGCGCAGGATGTCGCGGACATCACGCTCGACCCCGCTGCCCTGCAGGGGATGGAAGCCATCGTCACCACGGTGACCGGCACCTTCCTGAAAGACGGCGTTCTGATCGAGGTATCCCCCTCCGCAGCGGTTCTGGACCTGCCCATGGTCGATGCGTACCGGGTCTATGACGACAGCACCGGAGGGCTTTTCGCGCAACTGGAAGCCCGGGCACTGGGGGCCAGGGGGGATTTCCGTGAATCCCTCGGCAAGCTGGGCAGACCGCTGCCCTCCGCCGCCACCACCGCCCCGGTGCTCTACACCGACTCCATCATCGCGGCACTGGTGAAACATCACTCGCGGTCCATCCTCGTCGGAGCCGGGTTGTCCTCGGAGATGGCCGGCGCCGTTTCGAGGCTTCCCCTGCAATGGTTCCCGAGGGCGATTGCGAAAGATTCGGATGGAATTCCCGCCGGATCGGTGAGAGTCATTTCTCCCGATGGCACGGGGAAATTGATTGCCAATCCCACCGATCTCCTGAAGGAACTGTATTTGTCAGATTAA